In a genomic window of Mageeibacillus indolicus UPII9-5:
- a CDS encoding ABC transporter permease, with protein sequence MSSSNFVKTDTDIIGILRYYAGKLLILLVSMACLTVIVFCIARLTPTDPLQSYFGSRVEKMTVQEKAAARERLGLNEPIIVQFKDWLSMSLRGDFGISYKYKLPVTEVIADRLPNTLVLGGVGFILIFIGALALGIVCAWRENSWLDRILCKLGTVTSCIPEFWLALVLILGFCVHWSLLPSSGAHTIGEDGWVDRLRHIILPLTVVVLEHLWYYAYMVRNKLLTETKSDYVMLCRAKGLSKADTMLKHCVRNVFPGYISLMAIAVAHVLGGTYIVELVFSYPGIGTLAYESARYADYNLLMILCLITGLTVIFCNMLGQVINEKIDPRIKVSNTAIVVKERVSVNTQEGGPEVVKVLAKPNNNQDERKKGSTNA encoded by the coding sequence ATGAGTAGCAGTAATTTTGTTAAGACCGATACCGATATTATTGGCATTCTGCGTTATTATGCAGGCAAGCTTTTAATTCTTTTGGTTAGCATGGCTTGTCTCACCGTCATTGTTTTTTGCATTGCCAGGCTAACGCCGACCGACCCTTTGCAATCTTATTTCGGTAGTCGGGTTGAAAAAATGACGGTTCAAGAGAAGGCGGCAGCGCGTGAGCGACTGGGGCTTAACGAGCCAATAATTGTGCAGTTTAAAGATTGGCTTAGTATGAGTTTGCGGGGGGATTTTGGTATCTCCTATAAATACAAGCTGCCAGTTACTGAGGTTATTGCGGATCGGCTGCCCAATACTCTTGTTTTGGGTGGGGTTGGGTTTATTCTAATTTTCATCGGGGCCTTGGCCTTGGGAATTGTATGTGCGTGGCGAGAGAATTCTTGGCTAGATAGAATTCTTTGTAAACTAGGGACTGTTACGAGTTGCATTCCTGAGTTTTGGCTGGCGTTGGTCTTAATATTGGGTTTTTGTGTCCACTGGTCTTTACTACCGAGCAGCGGGGCTCACACGATCGGGGAAGACGGGTGGGTAGATAGGTTGCGTCACATTATTTTGCCACTGACGGTAGTTGTTTTGGAACATCTCTGGTACTATGCTTACATGGTTCGCAACAAATTGCTGACGGAAACCAAAAGTGATTATGTTATGTTGTGCCGGGCCAAGGGGCTAAGTAAGGCGGATACGATGCTTAAACATTGTGTGCGAAATGTTTTTCCCGGTTATATCAGCTTAATGGCGATTGCAGTAGCTCATGTTTTGGGTGGAACTTACATCGTTGAATTGGTTTTTTCCTATCCGGGAATCGGGACATTGGCCTATGAAAGCGCCCGGTATGCGGACTACAATCTCTTAATGATTTTGTGTTTGATTACGGGGTTAACCGTAATTTTCTGCAATATGCTGGGTCAGGTAATAAATGAAAAAATTGATCCACGTATTAAAGTGAGCAATACGGCGATTGTTGTTAAGGAACGCGTGTCGGTGAATACGCAGGAGGGTGGACCGGAAGTTGTGAAAGTTCTGGCGAAACCGAACAATAATCAAGATGAAAGAAAGAAGGGAAGTACTAATGCCTAA
- a CDS encoding ABC transporter permease: protein MPNEIGLPHLTDESQAFSLVTEEDRLKFASRPDTAKPKKVRLPWLAIIVLAVIVLGAIFAGTISRKDPGFLDVYNHTLPPGREFWFGTDTLGRDVFACIWFGGRISIFIGVLATLVSTILAAIYGAFSGMAGDMTDTVMMRFTEIMLSIPSLLLVIFLQAIAGPANIVSLALIIGLCGWFSIAKVVRTEVRQIRNSEYVLAAKMMGGNFGHILVKHLLPNFFPSIMFMVVMNVRAAILAESTLSFIGIGLPLKVISWGSMLSLAEKALLTDAWWIILIPGAVLVIFFLCLTSIGNFLRGRFDLQNNNL from the coding sequence ATGCCTAACGAAATCGGCCTGCCGCATCTGACTGATGAGTCTCAAGCATTTTCTTTGGTAACTGAGGAAGATCGGCTGAAATTTGCATCGCGGCCTGATACGGCAAAGCCTAAAAAAGTAAGACTGCCTTGGCTGGCCATAATTGTTTTAGCCGTGATTGTGTTGGGCGCGATATTTGCTGGAACTATTTCACGGAAAGATCCTGGTTTTCTAGATGTTTATAATCATACATTGCCGCCCGGACGGGAATTTTGGTTTGGCACGGATACTTTGGGGCGGGATGTTTTTGCCTGTATTTGGTTCGGTGGAAGAATATCGATTTTTATCGGGGTTCTGGCAACTTTAGTTTCAACGATTTTAGCGGCGATTTATGGGGCTTTTAGTGGTATGGCTGGCGATATGACGGACACTGTGATGATGCGTTTTACAGAAATAATGCTCAGTATCCCGTCGCTATTATTAGTAATTTTTCTGCAAGCGATTGCCGGCCCGGCGAATATCGTTTCTCTGGCTTTGATTATCGGGCTGTGTGGTTGGTTCAGCATTGCTAAGGTGGTCAGAACGGAGGTGCGTCAGATTCGCAACAGTGAATATGTTTTGGCGGCAAAAATGATGGGTGGAAATTTTGGCCACATCTTGGTGAAGCATCTTTTGCCTAACTTTTTCCCGAGCATAATGTTCATGGTCGTAATGAATGTCCGTGCGGCGATCCTTGCCGAGTCAACGCTCAGCTTCATTGGCATAGGTCTGCCGCTTAAGGTTATTTCCTGGGGTAGTATGCTTTCCTTGGCGGAAAAGGCTTTGCTCACCGATGCTTGGTGGATAATTCTGATACCTGGAGCGGTTTTGGTCATATTTTTTCTTTGTTTGACCTCCATCGGCAATTTCTTGCGCGGCCGGTTCGATTTACAGAACAATAATTTATAG
- the ung gene encoding uracil-DNA glycosylase: MSAPNGWEPIILSEMQQPYFKELRRFIEAERATYNVYPPPHAVFNSFNYCPPEKVKVVIVGQDPYHQPGQAIGLSFAVRRGVKIPPSLQNIFREQGLTSSHGDLTYWAKQGVFLLNRILTVRENQPMSHAGHGWETFTSHILAHLFSLNRPLVFMLWGKQAQSIRPLHPNPHHLYLTASHPSPLSAYRGFFGCGHFRLANEFLIKNGESPIDWQLPQ, from the coding sequence ATGTCAGCACCAAACGGTTGGGAGCCTATCATTCTCAGCGAGATGCAACAACCTTATTTCAAAGAACTCCGTCGTTTCATCGAGGCAGAGCGCGCAACATACAATGTCTACCCACCGCCTCACGCCGTATTTAACAGTTTCAACTACTGCCCCCCGGAAAAGGTAAAAGTCGTCATCGTAGGTCAAGACCCCTACCATCAACCCGGCCAAGCGATCGGCCTAAGCTTCGCCGTACGACGCGGAGTAAAAATACCCCCGTCCTTGCAAAATATTTTCCGCGAACAAGGCCTGACCTCAAGCCACGGCGATCTCACCTATTGGGCCAAGCAAGGAGTTTTTCTGCTCAATCGTATCCTGACGGTGCGCGAAAACCAACCTATGAGCCATGCCGGCCATGGTTGGGAAACCTTTACTTCCCACATTCTGGCCCACCTTTTCAGCCTCAACCGCCCCCTGGTATTTATGCTCTGGGGCAAACAAGCCCAAAGCATCCGCCCCCTTCATCCGAATCCTCACCACTTATATTTAACTGCCAGCCACCCCAGCCCACTTTCAGCCTATCGCGGATTTTTTGGGTGCGGACACTTCCGACTGGCCAACGAATTTCTAATAAAAAACGGGGAATCGCCGATCGACTGGCAACTCCCACAATAA